From the Pontibaca methylaminivorans genome, the window GCCCCGTGTTCCGCTTTCCGAACTGAACCGGCGGCAGGCCGCCGCGCGCCGTCTGCGCGCCCAGCTTGACCGCCTGCTGTGCCGCTCCGAAGAGGGCCTCGCCGCGCTTGGCTTTGACGCGCTGCAGCCGCCGCTGCCGCACGGGACCGACTGGTTCTGGCGCCCGGACCCGTGGCGCGCCCCGCTCGAAATCGCCGGACTGGTCGCGAGCCCGACCGGAACCGGCTTCGGAAACGGGATCACCCTGTTTCACGACTGTCCGGAGCCCGAATTTTCCCTGCGCCAATTGCGCCACCCTGACGGCGAGGGCCGCGCTCCGTTCGGGCTGCAACTGGATATATTCGGTTTCGGCGGGACATTTCTGTCGCTGGTGGTCAACCTGCCCGAAAGCGCGGCCCGCAATCTTGGCCGCAACCATCTTGTCCGCATTGAGACAGCAATCGAGTCCGAGCAGCCGCTGCGCATCTTTGCCCGGCTCAATATCCGGCACGGGCCCAATATCGAGCAGATCCTCCAGGAACTGCCCGCGGAAGGGGCGGAAAAATGCGCCGAATTTGACCTCGCCTATTCCCGGATAAACGAAAAACGGGTCGAGGAGCTCTGGCTCGACCTGATATTCGAATCACCGGCGATGAACGGGATCGCCATTCCGGACCTGTCCATGTCCCGGCATCGCAGGGCGGCCCTATGACCGGAGAAACCCGATGTCGACGCTGAGCCTGACAAAGATTTGCCTGCGCAACGGTGTCTGGGAGGGGCTGATCGAGCGGGCGCCCGAGGATCGCCCCCCCCGACATCCGCGTGGTGCACCACGGTCGGCCCGTCGATGGCGTGTCGCTTTCTGCCGGCAAGGCCGCCGGAGAATGGCATCTGGCGATCCGCATTCCGCCCGCGGCCCTTACCTCCGGCATCCAGACTTTTTTG encodes:
- a CDS encoding DUF6478 family protein, which encodes MNRALDKLFYKRELRRWRRAAKHVPRVPLSELNRRQAAARRLRAQLDRLLCRSEEGLAALGFDALQPPLPHGTDWFWRPDPWRAPLEIAGLVASPTGTGFGNGITLFHDCPEPEFSLRQLRHPDGEGRAPFGLQLDIFGFGGTFLSLVVNLPESAARNLGRNHLVRIETAIESEQPLRIFARLNIRHGPNIEQILQELPAEGAEKCAEFDLAYSRINEKRVEELWLDLIFESPAMNGIAIPDLSMSRHRRAAL